From the Solea solea chromosome 7, fSolSol10.1, whole genome shotgun sequence genome, the window ACAAAGTCATAATGCATTATTTCAGTATATCACAGAGAAAGGTTATCCGCAACCTTGGCTTTcagctatacacacacacacacacgcacacacacacacacgcacacacaccctcgttttgcaacattttgcccaagcaaaaaataaaaataattatatctTTTCTGTTTGGTCAACTTATTGTTGATGTGGGTGGGTTCTTTGGTTGTGCTGGGTTTAATATCAAACCTGGGATTGAGCGCGAGTCAGCTGCTGAGATTTGAGTAAACAGAAGAACAGCGTacaaaacaacaggaaactatATGTGACAGGGGAACTCATTTGtatgtaataaaacaaacagtgcGTGCTATTGCAGCGGGATCGCACAGCTCAAACGGACTGTGATGCGACTGATTACTGATGTTGTATTACAGCACAAGTTTTTCAGTGAAGAGGACCGGGAACACAACTGGTTAGAATTCTACATCATGCACGCACTGGATCGTTGCATTTCCAAGAGATGGAAGCAGCAGAAATGGGTTCTCTTCTCTGAAAATAATGCATTTCCATCGGGAGAACTTGCACATCCAGCACATTTACTATGATCCTGGCATTGGAGAAGAAAGTTTAGCATCAAGGTACCTGAACAATGCTTCCAGTAATGTTTTCTCAAATATTGCGCAGGTATCATAATGCATGAGTAAGCTCAGGTGGGAAAACCTAGTCCAAGAGGATAATGTGTTCCAATAATTCCagaatgattgttttgttttatgaggGAAAGTTAGTGAAGGTCAGCGTAACAGCAGTTAAACAGTCATCCCAGACTGAAAGAGAGCCTAAGAGTAATAGATATATTACCTTTTGATACATCTGGATTACACACATCTGTCATCATAACTTCAAGAACAACAGAACAAAATTGAAATGACTATCATTTGCATTTCCCTTGAGTCCCAGACATGCACTGGCTATTTCCGTCCTGCAGTTTACAtgatgaaagtgtgtttgtgtcagactGATCACAGCTGTGTCACCTCTGCTCATCGAGCTGCATCAGCAGAGAGATGCTCACAAACCTTTGGGAAACACAGTCAAAGACGATCACCGgagtgtcgttttttttttaaattctatcTGGCTGAGAAACGAGGGCGGACGGAGCGACGTGTATCGGACGCTGAATAAAACTCCAGGAGCTGGAGTTTGCTCTGCTGCCACactgttgtctgtttgtttactgttgGCTCATCCTAAGCTGCATCACTCCCAGGTCACTGGATGGATCCCAGCCACAGGCCATTAAAGCCGGTAAAAAAACGGGATCAGAATCTTCTCTTTTCCCAGCAGGTGCAGCTGAGTGAGCTCCCCCAAAATCCAACGCCCATATGCTCGAGCCTCCGTGCCCAGCGTCATCACCAGCCCAGCTGGCTCTGATCAGCTGGATTTAACATCATCTCATTCATGATACGGACAGACTGAATGTCTACCAAAACCCTGCCAGGCTGTAGCGCCTGCTTTCTTTCTGAGTGAAGTTAAGAGTTGAGTTGCCTGTGAACTACTCGTTCTAACATGACTGATGTTTCCTAGCAGGTACAGGAGGAGTGTTTCAAATCaaagtttcagaaaaaaaaacgtccaCTACTGCCGGCCACGGCCAGTCACCTAGCCCTGCTAGCTGCGTACGAGCCTGCCTCGTCCGTTCTCTCTGTCAAGCTGGGATGTCTGCGCTCTTGatgtatgcatgtgtttgtgtgtgtgtctacatcAAGAGGCATGGTAGGGAGGGAGAGTTACAAAGGTTAATGGTAAATCAGCCAAACcaaagtcacacactcacccaccACACACGTCCCACCCCGCTACCCCTCCTCCTTTCATTTGTCCATCCATCCCGCCACCCCGTggtccctccccctcctcttctaCACTGTGGCGGTCCTGTCCCGGGTGCTTGTCCATCAGTCCCAGCCGTTGTCCTTGATCATATGGGCCAGTTCAATGATGAACTTGCCCTCTTTATACTTCTGACTGCTCTCAAAGGCATGTTCCTGGAGGGTGtggcagagacagacacagaggataTTTAGAACTTTGACAGAGAGTAGGATCGTGTCGGGGGAGATGCAGGGAGCAAagtggtgtttttatttacaaataacaCACTTAATGACCAGctgtttgtctacagacttccctcgtaaaatccacacaggactgaggcagaaaaggctccgttgtcatgtatgtttctgcaacgctgtcaatcaaaaactccTTCCTCCAAACATCATCATGCACGTGTTCTGActgctttgtctttgtcttcaggCCGCTGTAGGAAAGTGGcggcacaaaatggcagcctcagTAAAGCAAGGCTCTTACCTAATGTACATGTAAAAGGCTTATACTAAGGCAACAAAccagatcatttttatttaaatgtaactgtACTCTCGCGCAAACATACATATTTGTAGTATATCCTCTTAAATGACCCCACTCGTTCTCTGTAAACCTCCCTTTAAAACGATGTCACACGCTGCAGCCTGAGTGACACGTGTTGGCTGTgacttgtttggtgttttgctATCTTGGTTAATTTCTTCAGATCACATTCCTCACAGTAGCAGAGCATTGGGTCGAGCCTCTCACTAAAACTTTGATGAGTGCAGGAAATCAACACTGCTGCAACTGATTCTAATGGCAGTCGTCCATCGAGTGCTCCTCCTGTATCTGGTGTTTGTgagcatgcacgcacgcacgcacacaagcGCACGTgatctctgttttctttgcctTGTGCGGTCATGACAGGATTAGAAACTACACAGAAAAGTAGCTACTTTTGACGTTGGTTTACCAGGTGTTTATAAGCCACCGTGAGGAAAATGGTTTATTTTTAGGCAGAGGGGGTTAAAGAATCAGGTTTAAGGTTAGGGACGTTTCCATCATAGGGTAAGATGAGGAGAGCTGGTCAATGGAGCCTTCTCATATTTaagatgaggtgtgtgtgtgtgtgtgtgtgtgtgtgtgtgtgtgagtgggtgtgaatTAACTTCTTTAGGATACAGTCACGTGTCTTATAATATAAATGCTCACCTCCACAGTGACAGGGTTCACCACAGCGACAGCTGCACGTGTTCAGCTCTGTTGATATATGAGGACAACTAACATGTGTGGATCCTGTTCCATCGCCCTGTTctaaatacatactgtatgtgtattctAATGTGCTATATTAATGCTTGAGAGTGACTTTGACTAGAGTTAATGTTGCTCTAACattagacagaaaaacacagtgacgCTGTTTAAGTTCCATCTTCATCATGGAAGTTATGTTTTCGCTTATTGTTTGTCcttgagcagcataactcagaAAGTTATAACAATGGGACATAGCTAATCGATCAAGGATGAAATTAATAGATATTGGTAGTGATCCAGATATGGATCCAGATTCAACTGGGACCGCTTGTAGGACTAACAGTCATGATAGGGCCCTCGCCTCATGCAACAGAAATGTCATGTAGTTCTGTTTACGTTAAAGCTttcaaaaagtggaattttaatgtagttttccTGCCATTCAGCTTTGTCGGAGCGCTGAGGCCACGCCTTTTGACGTACAGAAAATCCTTTGAtagattttaattattaacttGTTTAGAACATATGGACCGAGTTTGACGCGGCTAGCTCAAACGTGCTAGGACGAGTTCTTTCAAATGCGCAGACAAGCCATTCTTGTTTTTCgaaaatggccgacttctgaGTGGGCGGGGCTAATGGGAGTACATTAGAAATTTGTTTGGTATCATAAGAGcaacaagtttggttaaaatcgGGACAACTATGTGCGACTTAGACACAATAGAAAAAATCTAGAATTTAGCATTTAAATTGGCCCCTGGCACATTcgtgctcgggccctaattaCTAACCttgatggaggtctgtgctctttAAGCCTCGTTTCCACCAAGCCTTGATCTGACTTCCACTGCAGGGTACGTGTGTGGGCTGGATAATGAAATCATGTAGCTATTTAACGCAGCGTGACGTCATACCGTGGCGACAAGGTGCAGCTCGCCATTTCATTCTTACAAAGGAGATGAACATGACAtaggaaacaaacaaagtgcaACAACATAGAACACGCAGCATTCTGTGTCCCGGCTGTTTATCACTCGATGGAGACaagctttgtgctttgttgctgtttttccccAATCGTCACAAGTAAGTGACGATTCTCTGTCGAGCCGTCGACGgaatgcacagtgtgtgtagCTCTGCCCCGTGGCACCCAGACCACTGTGATTTATACCCCAacagaagggtgccaaaaatgggGACAGTACAgattggttattttggtaccctTCTCAATGTGTGATAATGGCTAATGTCATGAACAGAAGTGAACTCAACTGTATGACATGGTTGCATCCTCTAGTTTTAACCCCTAAGTGCTAAAATCAAGCTTGAGAGACCTATTAAACTATAAATTAAGTCCTGATAAAGAAgcttttacttaaaaaaaaagttgtctcCAACCATTCTGAGAAGTCCAATTACAAATGTGTAACAGCTGTACCACAGCACTGACCCTGACTGAGGAGGAAGTCCACAAATAATCAGGGCCCAAAACAGTTGTGCTATAAACGCAACCTCCCAGTTTATCGGCCTCTATCCTTGGATGCAGTTTGTGTGGCGCTGTGAATCAAATCAGCCGAGGACACTTACATATTTCCAGCCCAGGGTCGTCTTGCAGTTCTCACAGTAGATATCTGCTACAGCATGCAGGCCTGTGAGCAaaactctctcctctgcaggGCCACACCCGACGTTCACCCTGAGAGAGGGAAAGtcagtgcgcgtgtgtgtgtgtgtgtggagggaagTGGGGAGGAAGGGAGACACGAGCAGAGACACGGTAAGACAAGTAATAAAAGATAAACTCTTGTGAAAGTGGCTTGAGTCATCCTTGCTGTGGAACATACGATACATTCAAACAGTTTCACACTCACTTCAGGTTGATAATGACACACAGGTGAGCCCCATCTACTTCTACATCTCATCTTCTAACACCTGGATACGTTAGATCATTACTGTACGTATaccatgtgttgtttttatttacacataaaacTGCAGGTGGGTGGAAATGAAGCAGCAGAAATACTCACACAGAGTTGAACAGGTAGGCTCTGCCCTGGCTGCCCTGGAATGACTGCAGAGACAAGATGAGACAAATACTTAACAGTTGCAACAAGACTTTTATCTTTGGTACATGTTGTGCTGTATTCTTCTGTATTCTAAAAAGTGTCGTTATAGTCGCAATCCTGTTTCCATTGGTGTATAATCTAGAGGTAGAtcaatgtgggttttttttatggctaGTATCGatccacttcacccaaaaatatagtgttttttttacttattcgcatcacagtggatctgagatacatgtctcattTACCACAACAGCAGAGGAAGAGTGGGATTGAAGAAAAAtacaattgacaaaaagtcctcgtcaaagtcacttccttcaaagaaaataaagaccctacactgctctttactggtctctgtcaagttttatgagtaaagaagtaaataaataaaaaaaactggtcaaatttggccaaatgaaacaaacacagaagcatcataataattttaagtttattctacCTAAGTttgttgtgggggaaaaaaatggcgGAAACTGCCCTTTTTgtctccatctgataaaatataatacaattgCTTAACTTCAATAAACACCAATGGTCTGGTCAGTCTCTCAGTCACTGaagtataaatattttattacattttattaaatgcATGAAACAGGTCAACAAAAACCTAAACTTTGTAATATACACATTTAGATGAAGTAATGAAGTTACAGTGGTCTGAGCAGCATTTTCTCActgtttctgagaacaaaaatctATAAAGTTGCATTAGTGtaactgttgtgttttcctttccATGAGTCCACCGTGTTGGGGTGCCATGGTTCTGCAGTAGCCCATAATgaacaaaccaaacactggTCCTAAAGAGGGTCGTTCTACAAGCTGTCCATTTGTTTGCAATCTGAACTTCTACACACTGATCCCAACCACCATAAATAAGAAGGGTCGGATCCCTGTCACTGTCAGTTACCTTGGAGATGAGCTCGTCATGGTTGGCCAGGTGAGCTCGGCAGTGGATGCAGCTGTAGGTCCGGTGGCAGCTCGGCAGGTAAGCCTGGAAGGTCTTGGAGCGCGtcattctgaccatgggcggggttGGCGGGCGGTGCAAGAAGGGACTGCCAGCCCAGGTCGGCTCACAAGGGAAGCACCGCAACACACAGGTGAGGGCCGTGGTGGGCGGCGGGGCGGGAGGCGAACACCTGAGCACAGGGAGAATAAAAGAGCAGCCCGTGGTTACGTGGTTGTGTAACAGCTGATGTTGCAAACTGAGCCGCAGGTACATACTTGCTGATGGGATTACAGTCTGCTCTGCTGGTTCAGATCATTTTCCAGGCTCATTGCATCTCTGAGACTCCTAAAACCTCAAAATGCAGCGAGGTGCTGAGACACTGTGCATTATTAATATGCCTGTGTCTCCGGCTGAGTCACTGAGCTTCAGCAACAACATCTTCAAGCTGAAAATGCTGAATTAGCTCTACACACAAAACGGGTCAGTGAAGAGACTAGTTTTGCCGCAAAGGCATGAACAGCCAAAATAAACAGGTTCGGTTATGACTAAATTCTTGCAGATTTGAGTCATGTTCGGCGCTAATACTACAAATTGAtatggtggcacaagatggcagtcTCTATAAAGCAAGGCTCTTGTCTAAAGTACATACAAAAGGCTTTGTTGTAAGGTAGAGAAAAACCAAATGATCTTTactttaaagcaattataccaTTATACACTCATATTTATTACACTCCTGCTAAGAAACACGTTGGACCTTTGCTAATGTTATCTTGCTCGGCCTAAATACAGCCTCACAGGGCTGTGGACTTAATCTGGTTTAAGCTACAATCCAAAATATTTTCCAGGATGAATCCTATCTCCTCTGCTCCAATTTTAATACTGCACAACTTTTAGTTTGGGGGCTGTTGGTCAGACATTGGACAACGCCAATATCAACATATTTCACTATCTTCAGGGGGGGAAATTCCATAAATGAAGCAATTCATCAGTTATTCAGGTTTTGTGATGACAGTCCAGTTTCAGACCCTTCAGATTCTTGTGCAGTCGTCTCCACTCTGCACTGAGTTGTCAGTACACATAAGTGTCACAGCGAGCTCACATACTGTGTTTATGTCTATGAGGCTGCAGAGATAATCTGCTTAGCCTAGCACAACTGTGCGGATCGTGCTATGCCCTCTCCATGATATCCAAATAGGCCGAGCCCTTAAAATACTTCTGCTGGTATGCCCTGGTGACTGAGAAGATTAGCAAGCTGGACTGGGAACCCATCCCAAAGGCTTGGAACCAGGAGGACAGGAGTTCACTCGGACCAACTGTACAGTTAAAGGCCATTGCTCTCTACCTTGTGGCACATCCAGTGTCAGTATGCTTTTATTGCTTAATGCAActttattgcattattattgcgattatttttaagcataatataaatgaatcccgtgatctgagagagaatggTCTTCTGTACctttttctgctcagtttgcAGCCTCACAAGTCAAATCTGTAGTGTGACAGGAGACGTTGgtcaatcacaggacagttcagaGAGATCTGCATAAAAGGTCCTTTCTCGTGCTGgatacacaaacaaactcccTACACTGcatttcatgtggcccaccacttaatatcaagttataatggaGTTATTCctgtatgttttggtttttgattAGTCACATTAATAATGCATCATTAATGCATTATTAATGTGAACTATATATCGTTCTATATCAacaaagacacttttatttttgaaatatgtaTCATATGTATGCGATATCATGACGGAATATCGTGCTATAATTTTAAGTTCATATTGCCCAACAATAGTTGATTATAGTAATATAGTAAATTTCACTTGACTGGGTCCTCTATGACTCGTGTCACCTCAGTAATACACAGTTTAATACTGGGTTAAATttctaaataaactaaataaaactaaataaaaatattagtCGAGGTTAGGGCTCCTGCGGAAGGTTTTGACTCCCAATATTAcaattgtgttattgtgttttggAGTTGTTTCACAATATGTTGTCCCGTTCTGTCTACTCTCCTTCCCGTCTCTCTTCACTTAACCATCTggtaaaactaataaaatagtGAATGGGAGCAGGAGGCCTCTGTGAGTTGAGGACAAACAACAGGGAGACAGAGCGGTCTCTTCATTTTACTGCCCTGCTGTATGTTTTTAGTGTCGGACACAGGCCGATAAAAGCTCCAGTGCTAATGAGAAGGACCGgggcatataaatatataaagcaGTGAGACATGcccttgttttctctcctctgacTCCATGCCAGCGGCGTGGGATTGAGGCACAAAGACCCGCTCAGTACAGCTGTCACAGCTGACCCCCACACCCCCACCTCACccgacacacgcacacacaaaagaacCATGTTTAACCCGAAGCGTGTTTTATCCTCTCTATCATTACAGGAGTGAGGACAAGGATAAACTTACACGGCTTCCAGTCCCACCAGACCGAGTGACAACCGGTCGCGATGTCACTGATTAGAATATTGCTTTTAAAGCCTGGAGTTTCACAGCTTGATCAGTGCCGTGTTGGCGTGTTGTAGATATCAGCTGGAAAAAGGCACCTGTTGGAAGacactagctgtcaatcacactggtgatCACTCATATTAtgccatgttttatttatggtCTATCTTCCACATAATTCACCTGAAAATAGCGACAGACCATAAACGTACTTTTACAAATCAGGTGAGAAGTCGGCTTTGAGACAAAGACTTGGATTCAAACAAAGTTCTTTTAACAACCAGTGGAGtagccccctggtggctattcggTATGTTCTTACTTCCTGATTAGCTTCGCCCAGCAAACCAGAAAACTACATCCACATTTACTATACAGTCTATGTTCAAGACTTGTTAAAACGGTTATaatataatcataataatatcaAAGCTGCCGTCACCTACTTATGCAAACCTTTTCCTGCTTAAATTTAGATGCCGTATCCTTATAAGAATGTAATTGCTATTGGAAACTATTTTCGCaatctgttgtttgtttaagtAATGACATATCTTGCTTTGTTTCTTATCAATGTATACTGTTGTTTGGAcagaatattcatatttttagaTCGCAGGTCATCGATGAAACCGTTATAaccaaacaataacaatgaataTAATAGTTCCTCTTAGCGATATCCATCAAACAGCAGTTTTTAATTACAGTGTGGTTATTAGTTTTTAAAATAGGCCAGATTTTATAACGTTATTTGAAGCGTCTTCTTTGAAGGAGGCACAATGTCTTCAATGTAAATGTGATATCATTACAGGGCGGACGTGCTGTTTACTCAAAGTAACTGCTCTATGAGATGCTGTTACATTTAGCTGTCAGCGTGTCAATATAGTGTTTCTCCCACAATGTGCTAATGATGTGGCTTTAACGGAGCGATGTTCCAACAGCAGAGTGTTGCAGTATCACACGTGTGACACACGCGTCTTCTCAAGAGTCTGCAGTCGCCCTCTGATTTATCACTTCATCACGTCTTTGCAGACAACAGCACGAGGTTTACAAGGGGCTTTGAGCTCTAAGTGAcatgtttgtcagattattCAGTTTAACATCAGAAAATTCCTTTTGCTGTTGATGTCTCCCCTGTGTCTTTCTAATCTGTTTCTGGACAATTTAATTGTATAACTTTTGCcaaggatgttttattttttcagagaTTTGGATTACATTTTTTGGGGATGTATGTAAGTGTTGATccttattttataaaacaattgTCGACCACATCAGATAGGGATAGAGATtacagataaaaaagaaaagctcacTGATTCAGAGAGGATGTATTCCACTGATTTGGCCATGATGTTTTGTGTATAACaggacaataacaataaatactcACTACATTCAGAACTTGTTTCGGTTTCTCTCACGCAAACTTCCCGATGAAAGAATCATAACACAGACAAATGGAGACACGACAGTGATGTGACTGAGCAGCAGTTTACTGTCCTGGACCGGCTCAAAGCAGGACCGTGATGCTGTATGATATTTATGACAAATGTCTTCATCACAGCAGTCGTCTTGGTGGGTGAACATGCGTCGAAATCATCTACGGCGAAAACACTGTCTGCTGGTAACAGCTGACGCCTCGTTTGTAAAAGTGCTGACGCAAGAGAGTCAATCCACGCTGCTT encodes:
- the LOC131463027 gene encoding protein yippee-like 2 isoform X2; the protein is MVRMTRSKTFQAYLPSCHRTYSCIHCRAHLANHDELISKSFQGSQGRAYLFNSVVNVGCGPAEERVLLTGLHAVADIYCENCKTTLGWKYRPEDKDKAVRTRA
- the LOC131463027 gene encoding protein yippee-like 2 isoform X1; protein product: MVRMTRSKTFQAYLPSCHRTYSCIHCRAHLANHDELISKSFQGSQGRAYLFNSVVNVGCGPAEERVLLTGLHAVADIYCENCKTTLGWKYEHAFESSQKYKEGKFIIELAHMIKDNGWD